In a genomic window of Cytobacillus sp. FSL H8-0458:
- a CDS encoding ABC transporter ATP-binding protein codes for MDYVIEMLNIRKEFPGIVANDNITLQLKPGEIHALLGENGAGKSTLMNVLFGLYQPEKGEIKVKGKPVRITDPNIANDLGIGMVHQHFMLVDRFTVTENIILGKETTKGGKIDIKKAEKEVREISERYGLAVDPQAKISDISVGMQQRVEILKTLYRGAEILIFDEPTAVLTPQEIKELIQIMKTLIHEGKSIILITHKLKEIMEVCDRVTVIRKGVGIGTVNVTETNPNELASLMVGREVTFKTDKTDSKPQEQVLEIHDLNVKDSRGLGVVNNLKLNVRAGEIVGIAGVDGNGQSELIEAITGLRKSESGSIKLNGKEIVNMSPRKVTETGVGHIPQDRHKHGLVLDFPIGENMVLQTYYKAPFSKKGVLNFKEIYSKAKKLIKEFDVRTPSEYTLARALSGGNQQKAIIGREIDRNPDLLIAAQPTRGLDVGAIEYIHRRLIEQRDQGKAVLLISFELDEIINVSDRIAVIYEGEIVAVVDPKQTTEQELGLLMAGSKRKEAGGENHV; via the coding sequence ATGGATTATGTTATTGAAATGCTCAACATTCGCAAGGAGTTTCCTGGAATCGTTGCTAATGATAATATCACGCTTCAATTGAAACCAGGTGAAATTCATGCGCTGCTTGGCGAAAATGGTGCAGGCAAGTCAACGCTGATGAACGTCCTTTTTGGCCTATATCAGCCTGAAAAGGGTGAAATTAAAGTTAAAGGAAAACCGGTGCGCATCACCGATCCTAATATAGCAAACGACTTGGGCATCGGGATGGTCCACCAGCATTTCATGCTTGTAGACCGTTTCACTGTCACTGAAAATATTATTCTCGGAAAAGAAACAACCAAAGGCGGGAAAATAGATATTAAAAAGGCTGAGAAAGAAGTCAGGGAGATTTCGGAGCGATATGGACTTGCTGTTGATCCTCAGGCGAAAATTTCCGATATTTCAGTAGGAATGCAGCAGAGGGTGGAGATTTTAAAGACTCTATATCGGGGTGCTGAAATCCTTATTTTTGATGAGCCTACTGCTGTTCTGACTCCGCAGGAAATTAAAGAGTTAATTCAGATTATGAAAACTCTAATTCACGAAGGCAAATCTATTATTCTAATCACTCACAAGCTGAAGGAAATTATGGAAGTGTGTGATCGGGTAACGGTTATTCGTAAAGGGGTTGGAATCGGTACAGTTAATGTCACTGAAACAAATCCGAATGAACTTGCAAGCTTAATGGTGGGAAGGGAAGTTACTTTCAAAACGGATAAAACAGACTCAAAGCCGCAGGAACAGGTGCTTGAGATTCATGATTTAAATGTGAAAGATTCACGGGGGCTTGGTGTTGTTAATAATCTCAAGCTCAATGTACGGGCAGGTGAAATTGTCGGTATTGCCGGTGTAGACGGGAATGGACAGTCAGAGTTAATTGAAGCGATCACTGGTTTGAGGAAGTCTGAAAGCGGTTCAATTAAATTGAATGGCAAAGAAATTGTGAATATGTCTCCTCGTAAAGTTACGGAGACTGGTGTAGGGCATATCCCTCAGGACCGTCATAAGCATGGACTTGTCCTCGATTTTCCAATAGGAGAAAATATGGTTCTGCAAACCTATTACAAAGCTCCATTCTCTAAAAAAGGTGTTCTAAACTTTAAAGAAATCTACAGCAAAGCAAAAAAGCTTATTAAAGAATTTGACGTTAGAACCCCAAGTGAATATACACTTGCAAGGGCACTTTCCGGCGGTAACCAGCAGAAAGCCATAATCGGACGAGAAATTGACCGCAATCCGGATCTCCTGATCGCTGCTCAGCCGACACGTGGCCTGGATGTTGGTGCAATTGAGTACATTCACAGGCGTCTGATTGAACAGCGCGACCAGGGGAAAGCAGTGCTGCTTATTTCATTCGAATTGGATGAAATTATAAATGTCAGCGACCGGATCGCAGTTATTTATGAGGGGGAAATTGTAGCAGTAGTTGACCCGAAACAAACAACTGAACAAGAATTAGGTTTATTGATGGCCGGATCTAAACGGAAGGAAGCGGGTGGCGAAAACCATGTCTAA
- a CDS encoding BMP family lipoprotein has protein sequence MKKRKFGLALSLVLAAGTILGACGKSEEKGGETAGGDDKEKAFSVAMVTDVGGVDDKSFNQSAWEGLKAFGDENGLEKGKGGFDYLQSQSDADYSTNLNTLARQDFDLVFGIGFLMEGAINEIAQQQKDSHFGIVDAVVDQPNVASIMFKEQEAAFLAGVAAANATKENKIGFIGGMEIPVIERFESGFLAGVQAVNPDIKVEVQYAGAFDKAELGQTIASKMYSSGVDVIFHAAGGTGNGLFKEARDLKKKDPARELWAIGVDSDQTAEGVVEIDGKEHNVILTSALKRVDNAVKDLSTKAKDGGFPGGETTTYGLAEDGVGLAPINPEVSAKAEIEGAVKEWQEKIKNGDLTVPSSKDELASFSAE, from the coding sequence TTGAAAAAGCGTAAATTTGGATTGGCGCTATCTTTAGTTCTTGCTGCTGGAACGATTCTGGGTGCTTGCGGCAAAAGTGAAGAAAAAGGCGGAGAAACAGCTGGCGGAGACGATAAAGAAAAAGCATTCTCTGTAGCGATGGTAACAGATGTCGGCGGTGTAGATGATAAATCATTTAACCAATCTGCTTGGGAAGGTTTAAAAGCATTTGGTGACGAAAATGGACTTGAAAAAGGAAAAGGCGGATTTGACTATCTTCAATCACAGTCAGATGCTGACTATTCTACAAACCTGAATACATTAGCACGTCAGGACTTTGATCTTGTTTTTGGAATCGGTTTCTTAATGGAAGGTGCAATCAATGAGATTGCTCAGCAGCAAAAAGATTCTCATTTCGGTATCGTTGACGCGGTCGTAGATCAGCCGAACGTAGCAAGCATCATGTTTAAAGAGCAGGAAGCTGCATTCCTTGCAGGTGTTGCTGCAGCAAATGCAACTAAAGAAAACAAAATTGGTTTCATCGGCGGTATGGAAATTCCGGTTATCGAGCGTTTTGAATCTGGATTCCTTGCTGGTGTTCAAGCGGTAAACCCTGATATTAAAGTAGAAGTTCAATATGCTGGTGCATTCGATAAAGCTGAATTGGGTCAGACAATTGCTTCTAAAATGTACTCTTCTGGCGTAGATGTAATCTTCCATGCTGCCGGCGGAACTGGAAACGGTCTTTTCAAGGAAGCTCGTGACCTGAAAAAGAAAGACCCGGCAAGAGAACTTTGGGCAATTGGTGTTGACTCAGATCAGACAGCTGAAGGTGTAGTAGAAATCGATGGCAAAGAGCACAATGTTATCCTTACATCTGCTCTTAAGCGTGTAGACAATGCTGTTAAGGACCTTTCTACAAAAGCTAAAGACGGCGGCTTCCCTGGCGGAGAAACAACTACTTACGGATTGGCTGAAGATGGTGTAGGCCTTGCTCCTATCAACCCGGAAGTATCTGCAAAAGCAGAAATCGAAGGTGCAGTTAAAGAATGGCAGGAAAAGATCAAGAATGGCGACCTGACTGTTCCATCTTCAAAAGATGAACTGGCTTCTTTCTCAGCTGAATAA
- the ymfI gene encoding elongation factor P 5-aminopentanone reductase codes for MKKFALITGASGGIGQAVSVKLAEEGYSLYLHYNHNMEGINRLLDRLQRFGGEYIPIHADLSVPGGYKKIIPNIFSLDAIIHNSGTAQYGLLTEIQQTEMEALMNLHVTSPLLLTKELLPKLLTKGSANIIVVSSIWGQTGAACEVAYSAAKGAQIAFAKALSKEVALNGVRVNAIAPGAVETAMLKDFSEEELDAVKSEIPMGRLALPADIANAISFLLSEKASYITGQVMAVNGGWYT; via the coding sequence ATGAAGAAATTTGCATTAATAACTGGAGCGAGCGGAGGAATCGGCCAGGCAGTCAGCGTCAAACTGGCAGAAGAAGGCTATTCGCTTTATTTACATTACAATCATAATATGGAGGGGATTAACAGGCTTCTGGACCGCCTGCAAAGGTTCGGCGGAGAATATATTCCGATCCACGCAGACCTATCTGTACCAGGCGGGTATAAAAAAATTATTCCTAACATATTTTCGCTTGACGCCATTATCCATAATAGCGGAACAGCTCAATATGGACTTCTTACTGAAATACAGCAAACGGAAATGGAAGCTTTGATGAACCTTCATGTGACCTCGCCGCTTCTCCTGACGAAAGAGCTTCTGCCGAAACTTTTAACAAAGGGGAGCGCAAATATTATAGTGGTTTCTTCGATATGGGGCCAAACGGGTGCCGCTTGTGAAGTTGCCTACTCGGCTGCAAAGGGTGCACAAATTGCTTTTGCTAAAGCTTTAAGCAAGGAGGTTGCCCTGAATGGTGTAAGGGTTAATGCTATTGCCCCGGGTGCCGTTGAGACGGCCATGCTGAAGGATTTTTCTGAAGAAGAGCTTGATGCTGTAAAAAGTGAAATTCCTATGGGCAGGCTTGCCTTGCCTGCTGACATCGCAAACGCCATTTCCTTTCTTCTTTCAGAAAAGGCTTCGTATATTACCGGGCAGGTTATGGCTGTGAATGGCGGCTGGTATACGTAA
- a CDS encoding YmfK family protein produces MEKTEWYLEYEIQKNRPGLLGDISSLLGMLSINIVTINGVDEGRRGLLILAKDHEQIERLKSILNTMDTIKVIKLREPKLRDRLAVRHGRYIQRDADDKKTFRFVRDELGLLVDFMAELFKQEGHKLIGIRGMPRVGKTESIVASSVCANKRWLFVSSTLLKQTIRNQLIEDEYNEDNLFIIDGIVSTRRANERHWQLVREIMRLPAVKVVEHPDIFVQNTEYSLNDFDYIIELRHDPEEEIAYDVVEKNNMFSESDFGGFDF; encoded by the coding sequence GTGGAGAAAACAGAATGGTATTTGGAATATGAAATCCAAAAGAATCGTCCCGGCTTGCTTGGTGACATTTCTTCCCTGCTGGGTATGCTTTCCATTAATATTGTCACGATCAATGGCGTCGATGAAGGCCGCAGGGGATTGCTGATTTTGGCTAAAGACCATGAACAGATTGAACGCCTGAAGTCCATTCTTAATACGATGGACACGATTAAAGTGATTAAGCTCCGTGAGCCTAAGCTGAGGGACCGGCTGGCCGTGCGTCATGGAAGATATATTCAAAGGGATGCCGACGATAAAAAAACGTTCAGGTTCGTAAGGGACGAGCTTGGGCTTTTGGTTGATTTCATGGCCGAATTATTTAAACAGGAAGGGCACAAGCTAATAGGGATCAGGGGAATGCCAAGGGTTGGAAAAACAGAATCCATAGTCGCTTCAAGTGTCTGTGCGAACAAACGCTGGCTATTTGTTTCATCCACGCTGCTAAAGCAGACGATACGAAATCAGCTGATCGAGGATGAATATAATGAAGACAATTTGTTCATCATTGACGGAATTGTCTCAACAAGACGTGCCAACGAACGGCACTGGCAGCTCGTACGGGAGATTATGCGCCTCCCGGCAGTTAAGGTAGTGGAGCATCCCGATATTTTCGTGCAAAACACTGAATACTCTCTTAACGATTTTGATTATATTATTGAGCTTCGTCACGACCCTGAGGAAGAGATTGCATATGATGTGGTAGAGAAGAACAATATGTTCTCTGAATCAGATTTTGGAGGCTTTGATTTTTAG
- the pgsA gene encoding CDP-diacylglycerol--glycerol-3-phosphate 3-phosphatidyltransferase translates to MNLPNKITVSRILLIPIFLLVMLVPLSWGNVELLGAEMPVTHLIGALIFIIASVTDWVDGYFARKYNLVTNLGKFLDPLADKLLVSAALIVLVDLGLAPSWIVIIIISREFAVTGLRLVLAGEGEVVAANQLGKIKTWAQIVAISALLLHNIIFEMVSIRFDLIALWVAMFFTIWSGWDYFAKNKQAFINSK, encoded by the coding sequence ATGAATCTGCCAAATAAAATTACAGTGTCCCGTATCTTGCTGATACCAATATTTCTGCTCGTCATGCTCGTCCCTCTTTCATGGGGAAATGTGGAGTTGTTAGGAGCTGAAATGCCCGTTACCCATCTGATTGGAGCTCTTATTTTTATTATTGCTTCGGTTACCGATTGGGTCGACGGCTACTTTGCCCGCAAGTACAATCTGGTTACAAATCTGGGCAAGTTTCTTGATCCGCTTGCAGACAAACTTCTCGTTTCTGCAGCATTAATAGTTCTGGTTGATCTTGGTCTGGCTCCATCATGGATTGTCATTATTATAATCAGCCGGGAATTTGCTGTAACAGGTTTAAGGCTTGTACTGGCAGGGGAAGGAGAAGTAGTCGCAGCTAATCAGCTTGGCAAAATCAAAACCTGGGCTCAAATTGTAGCCATTTCTGCCCTGCTTTTACATAATATTATTTTTGAAATGGTTTCAATCCGGTTTGACCTGATTGCCTTATGGGTTGCGATGTTCTTTACGATCTGGTCCGGCTGGGACTACTTTGCAAAAAACAAGCAGGCCTTCATTAACTCAAAATAA
- the yfmH gene encoding EF-P 5-aminopentanol modification-associated protein YfmH codes for MEKITFDQLQEELYYEKLENGLDVYILPKKGFNKTYATFTTKYGSINNHFLPPGKEEFVKVPDGIAHFLEHKLFEKEDGDVFQQFSKQGASANAFTSFTRTAYLFSSTSNVEMNLETLIDFVQDPYFTEKTVEKEKGIIGQEITMYDDNPDWRLYFGLIENMFNNHPVKIDIAGTIESISHITKDMLYECYETFYHPSNMLLFIVGPVDPDQIMSQVRDNQSKKDYNEMPEIKRQFEEEPSEAAKKKKVLEMNVQTSKCLVGIKSSTANQSGKEMLKNELSLNVLLDILFGKSSEHYSTLYSEGLIDDTFSFDYTQEQGFGFAMVGGDTNDPDRLAETLQKMLLDAREKGAISQETLDRTKKKKIGAFLRAVNSPEYIANQFTRYAFNEMDLFDVVPTLESITLEDVENAAGNLISEERFTVCQVVPKK; via the coding sequence ATGGAAAAAATCACTTTTGACCAGCTTCAGGAAGAGCTGTATTATGAAAAACTTGAAAATGGGCTGGATGTCTATATTTTGCCGAAAAAGGGATTTAACAAGACCTATGCCACCTTTACGACAAAGTATGGTTCAATCAATAATCATTTCCTGCCCCCCGGAAAAGAGGAGTTTGTAAAAGTTCCGGATGGAATTGCACATTTTTTGGAGCATAAGCTTTTTGAAAAAGAAGACGGGGATGTGTTCCAGCAATTCAGCAAGCAGGGAGCATCAGCTAATGCTTTTACATCTTTCACAAGGACAGCTTATCTATTTTCCAGTACATCCAATGTAGAGATGAACCTTGAAACGCTTATTGATTTTGTGCAGGACCCTTATTTTACAGAAAAGACTGTTGAAAAAGAGAAAGGCATCATCGGCCAGGAAATCACTATGTATGATGACAATCCTGACTGGCGCTTATATTTTGGCCTGATCGAAAATATGTTTAATAACCATCCAGTTAAAATCGATATTGCAGGTACGATTGAGTCCATTTCCCATATCACGAAAGATATGCTGTATGAATGCTATGAGACTTTCTATCACCCAAGCAACATGCTCCTGTTCATAGTCGGACCCGTTGATCCGGATCAGATTATGTCTCAGGTGAGGGATAACCAAAGCAAGAAGGATTATAATGAAATGCCGGAAATCAAACGCCAATTCGAAGAAGAGCCTTCTGAAGCGGCCAAAAAGAAAAAAGTTCTTGAGATGAATGTCCAGACCTCAAAGTGCCTGGTCGGGATAAAGAGCAGTACTGCAAATCAGTCCGGCAAAGAAATGCTTAAAAATGAGCTGAGTCTGAATGTGCTGCTGGATATCTTGTTCGGTAAAAGTTCTGAGCATTACAGCACACTGTATAGCGAAGGATTAATTGATGATACATTCTCCTTTGATTATACACAGGAGCAGGGCTTTGGGTTTGCCATGGTGGGCGGGGACACGAATGATCCTGACCGTTTGGCTGAAACACTGCAAAAGATGCTGCTGGATGCTAGGGAAAAGGGAGCTATTTCACAGGAAACACTTGATCGGACAAAAAAGAAGAAAATAGGTGCATTCCTGCGGGCTGTCAATTCACCGGAATATATCGCTAATCAATTTACCCGGTATGCTTTTAATGAAATGGATTTATTTGATGTTGTGCCGACCCTTGAAAGCATCACACTTGAAGATGTGGAAAACGCGGCTGGTAATTTGATAAGTGAAGAGCGGTTTACGGTTTGCCAGGTTGTCCCTAAGAAATAA
- a CDS encoding helix-turn-helix domain-containing protein, whose product MTELGNRLKEARLAKDMSLEDLQKVTKIQKRYLVGIEEGDYSMMPGKFYVRAFIKQYAEAVGIEPEEIFEQYKDDIPAQVNDDIPEKLSRVQSRKDLSGRTSKVFDILPKVLIGVFIVGLIAVLYNFLGAKDQADKEEKPSDLTDEQTVIEESENLAENKKDDSAGKKEESDDKDAAEEDGKDQETEEEPKQEVAVVQSSGNGTVYELKNADKFELEVLSTGETWVNIKNGKGDSLFQGMLTADGTKSQKVDFSKETEASIVVGNSTQTEIYVNGEKIEYKVPPSQSVKQDITIKYAPKTE is encoded by the coding sequence TTGACAGAACTAGGCAATCGATTAAAAGAAGCGCGGCTGGCTAAAGATATGAGCCTTGAAGATCTGCAAAAGGTCACAAAAATACAAAAACGCTATTTGGTGGGAATTGAAGAGGGCGATTATAGCATGATGCCCGGAAAGTTTTATGTCAGGGCATTTATTAAACAGTATGCTGAAGCGGTTGGAATTGAGCCGGAAGAAATTTTCGAACAGTATAAAGATGATATTCCGGCACAGGTGAATGATGATATTCCAGAAAAGCTATCGCGTGTTCAATCCAGGAAAGATCTTTCTGGCAGGACTTCAAAAGTATTCGATATTCTTCCAAAGGTTCTCATTGGCGTCTTTATAGTTGGCCTCATTGCGGTCCTATACAATTTTCTTGGGGCCAAAGATCAGGCGGACAAGGAAGAGAAGCCATCTGATTTGACTGATGAACAGACAGTTATAGAAGAGTCTGAAAACCTTGCAGAAAATAAAAAAGATGATTCAGCTGGAAAGAAAGAAGAATCTGATGACAAAGATGCTGCTGAGGAAGATGGCAAGGACCAAGAAACCGAGGAAGAGCCAAAGCAGGAAGTTGCTGTGGTTCAATCCAGCGGAAATGGAACGGTTTATGAATTGAAGAATGCGGACAAGTTTGAACTGGAGGTTTTGTCTACAGGAGAAACTTGGGTGAATATCAAGAACGGCAAAGGGGATTCCCTCTTCCAGGGAATGCTCACTGCGGATGGCACGAAAAGCCAGAAGGTAGACTTTTCAAAGGAAACGGAAGCTTCCATTGTAGTCGGAAATTCGACTCAAACTGAAATCTATGTAAACGGCGAAAAAATTGAGTATAAGGTGCCGCCTTCACAATCCGTCAAGCAGGATATTACCATAAAGTATGCGCCGAAGACCGAATAG
- the yfmF gene encoding EF-P 5-aminopentanol modification-associated protein YfmF yields the protein MAVISESVKAMNGYKLHVVKTEKYKTNTLVWKMKAPLEKNTVTLRSLLPHVLQSSSSSYPSTGKLRAYLDELYGATLFVDLAKKGEFHVITISVEIANEKFLSDPTPLLKKAFQFLAEILTKPNVHEGAFDQDTVEKEKRTLKQRIQSVFDDKMRYSNYRLVQEMCKDEPYALHVHGEKEDVDNITPQGLYEYYQQALAQDELDLYVIGDVEEADAESYAGELLTFGKRTPQTAPASSVRTKESVNEVREEQDVKQGKLNIGYRTNVVYGDPAYYALQVFNGIFGGFSHSKLFLNVREKASLAYYVASRLESHKGLMMVMSGIDNSNYDQAVSIIKEQLEAMKNGDFSEQEMEQTKAVIKNQLLETVDTARGIVEVLYHNVVSGKEISLQTWMDEMDKVTKEEIAATAKKVSLDTVYFLTGKEAGK from the coding sequence ATGGCCGTAATCTCTGAATCCGTAAAAGCCATGAATGGCTATAAGCTTCATGTGGTTAAAACAGAGAAATATAAAACCAATACCCTGGTTTGGAAAATGAAAGCCCCGCTTGAAAAGAATACAGTTACATTAAGATCCCTATTGCCTCATGTATTGCAGAGCAGCAGTTCGTCCTACCCTTCAACCGGAAAGCTGCGGGCTTACCTTGATGAATTATATGGTGCAACGCTTTTCGTCGATTTGGCGAAAAAGGGCGAGTTTCATGTCATTACCATTTCAGTTGAAATCGCAAACGAAAAATTTCTTTCAGATCCAACTCCTCTTCTGAAAAAAGCGTTCCAATTTTTAGCAGAAATCCTGACGAAGCCAAATGTGCATGAAGGTGCTTTTGACCAGGATACAGTTGAAAAAGAAAAAAGGACGCTTAAACAGCGGATTCAATCAGTTTTCGATGATAAAATGCGCTATTCCAATTATCGGCTGGTTCAGGAAATGTGCAAAGATGAACCGTATGCACTGCATGTGCATGGCGAGAAAGAAGATGTGGACAATATCACTCCTCAAGGCCTTTATGAATATTATCAGCAGGCATTGGCGCAGGATGAGCTTGATTTATATGTTATAGGTGACGTGGAAGAGGCAGATGCCGAATCCTATGCAGGGGAGCTTTTAACTTTTGGGAAGAGAACACCTCAGACAGCGCCTGCATCCTCGGTTAGAACGAAGGAATCTGTAAACGAAGTCCGGGAAGAACAGGATGTGAAGCAGGGGAAACTTAATATCGGCTACCGGACAAATGTCGTTTACGGTGATCCGGCATATTATGCGCTTCAGGTGTTCAATGGAATCTTCGGAGGCTTTTCTCATTCAAAACTGTTCTTGAACGTCCGGGAAAAAGCCAGTCTGGCATACTACGTAGCCAGCCGCCTGGAAAGCCATAAAGGGTTAATGATGGTGATGTCAGGAATCGATAACAGCAACTATGACCAGGCAGTGAGTATTATTAAAGAACAGCTGGAAGCTATGAAAAACGGCGACTTTTCAGAACAGGAAATGGAACAGACCAAAGCAGTTATTAAAAATCAGCTTCTGGAGACTGTTGATACAGCACGCGGGATTGTCGAGGTCCTTTACCATAATGTTGTGTCAGGGAAAGAAATTTCGCTTCAAACCTGGATGGATGAAATGGATAAGGTAACAAAAGAGGAAATTGCCGCGACAGCCAAGAAGGTCAGTTTGGATACTGTGTATTTTCTGACAGGAAAGGAGGCGGGCAAGTAA
- a CDS encoding DUF3243 domain-containing protein, with the protein MSVLENWQQWKDFLGDRLHQGMDQGMNKETVNDLAYQIGDYLAKQVEPKNDQEKILADLWSVASPDEQHAIANMMVKLVQNDGTR; encoded by the coding sequence ATGTCTGTACTAGAAAACTGGCAGCAATGGAAAGATTTCCTTGGCGATCGTCTTCATCAGGGAATGGATCAGGGAATGAATAAGGAAACAGTAAATGACCTTGCTTATCAAATCGGTGATTATTTAGCCAAGCAAGTGGAGCCAAAGAATGACCAGGAAAAAATCCTGGCTGATCTTTGGTCTGTAGCAAGTCCTGATGAGCAGCATGCCATTGCCAATATGATGGTAAAGCTTGTTCAGAACGACGGTACCCGCTAA
- a CDS encoding ABC transporter permease has product MSNRMKNIVVPLVAVLLGVLVGTIIMIATGYNAGSAFIALWNGAFGEIYYTGEVVRQVTPYILAGLAVAFAFRTGLFNIGVEGQLIVGWLAAVWVGVAFELPKIIHLPLAVLAAAAAGALWAFIPGLLKAKFKVHEVIVTIMMNYVALHVTNYIIRTVLSEKSDRTEMIAESASLRSPFLEGLTDYSRLHWGILIALACVFIMWFLLEKTSKGYELRAVGFNQHASEYAGMSVSKNIILSMVISGAFAGLAGAMEALGTFGYAAIKGGFTGVGFDGIAVALLGGNGPIGIIFAALLFGSLKVGALNMPLEAGVPNELVDIIIALIVFFVAASYMIRIFIDRISKKGVK; this is encoded by the coding sequence ATGTCTAATCGCATGAAGAATATTGTCGTACCTCTAGTTGCCGTTCTGCTCGGGGTGTTAGTAGGTACAATCATTATGATAGCAACAGGATATAATGCCGGATCTGCATTTATTGCACTATGGAACGGTGCTTTTGGCGAAATCTACTACACTGGTGAAGTAGTCAGACAGGTCACACCTTATATTCTTGCCGGTTTGGCAGTTGCATTTGCCTTTCGTACAGGCTTATTTAATATTGGTGTTGAAGGACAGCTGATCGTTGGATGGCTTGCAGCTGTTTGGGTAGGAGTTGCATTTGAACTTCCTAAAATCATCCATCTGCCTCTCGCGGTTCTCGCAGCTGCAGCTGCTGGTGCGCTGTGGGCATTCATACCGGGCCTTTTGAAAGCCAAGTTCAAAGTGCATGAAGTAATTGTCACGATCATGATGAACTATGTGGCCCTGCATGTAACCAACTATATAATCCGGACGGTTCTTTCAGAAAAAAGTGACCGGACCGAGATGATTGCAGAATCTGCATCATTGCGTTCCCCGTTTCTTGAGGGATTAACTGATTATTCTCGTCTGCATTGGGGAATTTTAATTGCTTTAGCATGTGTGTTTATTATGTGGTTCCTATTAGAAAAAACATCTAAGGGATACGAATTGCGCGCTGTAGGCTTTAACCAGCATGCATCTGAATATGCAGGCATGAGCGTCAGCAAAAATATCATTCTATCAATGGTCATCTCAGGAGCATTTGCAGGACTTGCGGGTGCGATGGAAGCGCTGGGTACATTCGGCTATGCAGCCATTAAGGGCGGCTTTACCGGAGTAGGTTTTGACGGAATTGCGGTAGCACTCTTAGGCGGGAATGGTCCAATTGGAATTATTTTTGCAGCATTGCTATTCGGAAGCTTGAAGGTCGGAGCCCTAAACATGCCGCTTGAAGCTGGAGTTCCAAATGAACTGGTTGATATTATCATTGCTCTTATCGTGTTCTTTGTTGCAGCAAGCTATATGATTCGCATCTTTATTGACCGTATCAGCAAAAAGGGGGTGAAGTAA
- a CDS encoding ABC transporter permease encodes MGLMEILLIIIPSTLLWAAPLIFTGLGGNFSESSGVVNIGLEGLMVIGAFTAIVFNLTFVDVFGSMTPWVALLAAMVVGALLSILHAVASITFRADQVVSGVAINLLAIGAALFLVKFIYGKGQTDIIQKGFSKVDIPFLSDIPVIGKLFFSNTYYTSFVAIAVAFLAWFVMFKTPFGLRLRAVGEHPMAADTMGINVTRMRYIGVLISGALAGIGGGVYAQSISSDFGHATISGQGFMALAALIFGKWHPLGVMGAALFFGFAQSLSIIGSSLPFLENIPNVYLLIAPYVLTILALTGFIGRADAPKASGTPYIKGKR; translated from the coding sequence GTGGGCTTAATGGAAATCTTATTAATTATTATTCCATCAACTTTGCTTTGGGCAGCCCCGCTTATTTTCACTGGATTAGGCGGAAACTTCTCAGAAAGCTCCGGTGTTGTAAATATTGGTTTAGAAGGCTTGATGGTAATTGGAGCATTTACTGCCATTGTTTTTAACCTTACGTTTGTTGATGTATTTGGCAGCATGACACCATGGGTTGCATTACTCGCAGCTATGGTTGTTGGAGCGCTATTATCCATCCTGCATGCTGTTGCTTCTATTACGTTTAGAGCTGACCAGGTTGTGTCAGGGGTTGCGATTAACCTTCTGGCAATTGGTGCAGCACTGTTCCTGGTTAAATTCATTTATGGAAAAGGCCAGACAGATATCATTCAAAAAGGATTCAGCAAAGTGGATATTCCATTTTTGAGTGACATACCTGTTATCGGTAAATTGTTCTTCTCAAACACTTATTATACTTCATTTGTTGCCATTGCCGTTGCATTCCTGGCCTGGTTTGTGATGTTTAAGACTCCATTCGGGCTAAGGCTTCGGGCGGTTGGTGAACATCCAATGGCTGCAGATACAATGGGTATTAATGTAACAAGAATGAGATACATTGGGGTATTAATCTCCGGAGCCCTTGCAGGAATAGGCGGCGGCGTGTACGCACAATCGATTTCTTCAGACTTCGGGCATGCAACCATCAGCGGCCAGGGCTTTATGGCTCTGGCGGCACTGATCTTTGGTAAGTGGCATCCGCTTGGAGTTATGGGCGCGGCTTTATTCTTTGGATTTGCGCAAAGCTTGAGCATCATCGGCTCCAGCCTTCCATTCCTTGAGAATATTCCAAATGTCTATCTTCTCATTGCACCATATGTTTTAACGATTCTGGCATTAACGGGTTTCATCGGACGCGCCGATGCTCCAAAAGCATCTGGTACTCCATATATAAAAGGAAAACGTTAA